CCCGCCCGCCCTGCTGGGCCTCGCCCCGTCCGAGGCGGAGCAGCTCGCCCAGCTCGAGCCGCTCGGCGCAGCGGGCGAGCGCCGCCCCCGAGACGATCTCAGCCCTGCGGGGGGTCAGGAGGCCCACCGGGTCTCCCGGCGCCGCCCGCCAGAGCTGCTCGGTGACGATGAGCTGGAGGACGGCATCGCCGAGGAAGGCCAGCGCCTCGTTGTCCGGGCTCTCCGGGTGCTCGTTGGCGTAGGAGCGATGGGTCAGGGCCTGGAGGAGCAGCGCGGGATCCCCGAAGGCATGGCCGAGACGGGCCCCCAGGACGTCGAGCGGATCCGGCGGCCGCGCCACCTACGCGCGGTATCGCTTGAAGGCCAGCGTCGCGTTCGTCCCGCCGAACCCGAAGGCGTTGCTCAGCGCGATCTCCACGTTCTGCTTGCGCGCCTGGTTGGGCACGTAGTCGAGGTCGCACTCCGGGTCGGGCTTCTCGTGGTTGATCGTCGGCGGCAGGATCCCGTGGTGGATGGCGAAGGCCGTGGCGATCGCCTCGATCCCGCCGGCGGCGCCCAGCAGGTGCCCGGTCATGGACTTGGTGGACGACACCGCGAGGCGGCGGGCGTGCTCGCCGAACACCCGCTTGATGGCCAGGGTCTCGAACTTGTCGTTGTAGGGCGTCGAGGTGCCGTGGGCGTTGATGTAGCCCACCGCCTCCGGCGCGAGCCCGGCGTCCCGGAGCGCCGCCTGCATGGCGCGGGCGGCGCCGTCCCCCTCCGGGTCGGGCGCCGTCATGTGGTGCGCGTCGCCGGTCATGCCGTAGCCCACCACCTCGGCGTAGATGCGCGCCTCCCGCCGGAGCGCGTGCTCGAGGGACTCGAGTACCACCAGCCCTCCGCCCTCGCCGCAGACGAAGCCGTCCCGCTCGGAATCGAAGGGCCGCGAGGCCCGGGTCGGGTCGTCGTTCCGGGTGGACATGGCCTTCATCTGGCAGAAGCCGGCGATGGTCATCGGGATGATGATGGCCTCCGCGCCTCCGGCGATCATGACGTCCGCGTCGCCCCGCTGGATGATCTTCATGGCATCGCCGATGGCGTGGTTGCCGGTGGCGCACGCCGTGACCACGGACGAGTTGGGCCCGCGCGCGCCGAAACGCATGGAGATCAGGCCAGAGGCCATGTTGATGATGAGCATGGGAATGAAGAAGGGGGACACCCGGTCGATCCCCTTCTCCAGGAGGATCTTGTGATTCTCCAGGAGCGTCGTGATGCCGCCGATGCCCGAGCCCACGAGGACGCCGAAGCGCGTCCCGTCCACGCGGCCCACATCGAGCCCCGCGTCCTCCACGGCCATCACCGCGCAGGCGATGGCGTACTTGAGGTACAGGTCGAGCTTGCGGTCGTCCTTCTTCTCCACGTACCTGAGCGACTCGAACCCTCGCACCTCACCGGCGATGCGCGTCGGGTACCCTGCCGTGTCGAAGCGGGTGATCGGGCCGATGCCGGACTTGCCCTGCATCAGGGCGGACCAGAACTCGTCGGCCGTGTTCCCCACCGGGGTCACGGCCCCCGCTCCCGTGATGACCACCCGCTGCGCGTTCACGCGTCCCCCTCGCCGGGCGGCCCCGCCCTCAGGCCTTGTCCCTGATGTAGCGGATGGCGTCGCCGACGGTCGTGATCTTCTCGGCGTCCTCGTCGGGGATCTCGATGCCGAACTCCTCCTCGAACGCCATCACGAGCTCCACCGTGTCCAGGGAGTCGGCGTTGAGGTCCTCGATGAACTTCGCCTCCATCGTGACCTCGTCGGGCCTGACTCCGAGGTTCTCGCTGATGATCTCCCGGACCCGCTCTTCGACTGGCTTCGACATCAACACCCCCCGTGGCACGGCTGACGTGCGTGAAGGTCCACTGCCTGCCGCGGCGGCGCCGCGGCGCTACAGTCGCTACATGTACAGGCCGCCGTTGACGTGAATCGCCTGCCCCGTGACGTACGCGGCGCCGTCGCCGGCCAGGAACCGCACGATCTCGGCGATCTCACGAGCCGAGCCCATCCGCTTGAGCGGCACCTGCTGGAGCAGCGCCTCCCGGGCCTCCGGCGGGATCGTCGCGGCCATGTCCGTGTCGATCAGCCCCGGCGCCACGGCGTTCACGAGGATGTTCCAGTGAGCAAGCTCACGGG
This region of Candidatus Rokuibacteriota bacterium genomic DNA includes:
- the acpP gene encoding acyl carrier protein, with translation MSKPVEERVREIISENLGVRPDEVTMEAKFIEDLNADSLDTVELVMAFEEEFGIEIPDEDAEKITTVGDAIRYIRDKA
- the fabF gene encoding beta-ketoacyl-ACP synthase II; its protein translation is MNAQRVVITGAGAVTPVGNTADEFWSALMQGKSGIGPITRFDTAGYPTRIAGEVRGFESLRYVEKKDDRKLDLYLKYAIACAVMAVEDAGLDVGRVDGTRFGVLVGSGIGGITTLLENHKILLEKGIDRVSPFFIPMLIINMASGLISMRFGARGPNSSVVTACATGNHAIGDAMKIIQRGDADVMIAGGAEAIIIPMTIAGFCQMKAMSTRNDDPTRASRPFDSERDGFVCGEGGGLVVLESLEHALRREARIYAEVVGYGMTGDAHHMTAPDPEGDGAARAMQAALRDAGLAPEAVGYINAHGTSTPYNDKFETLAIKRVFGEHARRLAVSSTKSMTGHLLGAAGGIEAIATAFAIHHGILPPTINHEKPDPECDLDYVPNQARKQNVEIALSNAFGFGGTNATLAFKRYRA
- a CDS encoding ribonuclease III family protein translates to MARPPDPLDVLGARLGHAFGDPALLLQALTHRSYANEHPESPDNEALAFLGDAVLQLIVTEQLWRAAPGDPVGLLTPRRAEIVSGAALARCAERLELGELLRLGRGEAQQGGRARESVLATALEAVLGVLYLEGGLPAARRVVASLALW